Below is a window of Oreochromis aureus strain Israel breed Guangdong linkage group 4, ZZ_aureus, whole genome shotgun sequence DNA.
AGACAACCACACACATTTTACACACAACACTAGCAGTTTAGGGGCTTAGCTTGAATTGGCACAAAGGGAGGGCCGGCGCAAGCACAGAGTCTGATGGCTGCTTTTCACATCATCTTTCCAGCTCTGAGAATTCATGTCAGCCAGTCTACCATCAACATCCTGCAGAGGACGGACTGCAAGTTTGAGTATGAAAAACGAGGAGAGACCTATCTGAAGGTGAGCTGGGCTTTTTAATTTACTTAAAAACTTACATGTAGACATTTACTTTAAATGCCAAACCACACAAACAGAGGTCACTAGTAatatttcctgtgtgtgtgtgtgtgtgtgtgtgtgtgtgtgtgtgtttgtctgcatCCCACACCTCACCCACAGGGTAAAGGAAAAATGATGACATACTGGTTAACAGGCGTGACCGGGGGGAGTTACAACCTGCCGACGCCACCGACCGCGTGAGTAAAGTTTAatcaaaaaactatttttacacAAACTGTTGAAGAACTCTGGACTGTAGTATACCCTGAACACAAAACAGtattatgatttaataaataatCTTTGTTCTTTATATTATTAAATTACCACCTCCTTTAAAGTGTGTTAATGTTAAGcattatgtttttaatttacattttactttGCACCACAGTTTTTTTCAGAATCAGTGTGATACCTAACTTTAGTTTTACATCCAAACACAATAATCTAAAACAATGTTACTGTCTCAGGGAGAACTTCCAGTCACTTCAGAAAGATCTGTCAGAAATGATCGTGTCAAGTCTGGAGAAGCGTGGAGGGGACAGCTTCAAAAAGAGGAAGACGCTGTCCACCAGAATCCGCCGGAGGGAGACCAACAGCAGCGTGCAGAGCGACAGCCTGCCAGAGTACTTCCACCTAGCTGTCACTGAGAACCCGAGCACCTACCTGTGATCATGGAAGAGCTTTCAGCACAAGACGTAGACTTTGTACAAGTTTGTCATGTTTGATTCAGGACTGCTGGGTTTCTTTGGACAGCTTTGTTCATTCATCGGTTGGAGAGATGATGCCGGAGCAGCAGCACTTCTCTTCATCCCCAACAGCCTAACGCCTTGAGATCAACTCGCCTCACTGATCCTTTAAAGATGTTAAGTAGCTATTGCTGTGGTACAGAGAGTGGcatatttatatacaaatatttctCCATAAGCGATCCAGATAACGTAGATGAGGATACCCAGTGCACTCTTCTTTACTATAAGCCATGCTTCTATTTATGTTTTGATGTTGCCTGCAGGAAGCTCACTGATTGAGCAACAtgtgataaaaaaatatatatttatcgTGTAAATATCTTTTTCTGGAACTCTATCCAAACTCGTCAAGACTATTTCGCATTGTAACGATGCTACCTTTCCGTTTTCACAGCATCAGAAATATTTCTGTtgatttttagtttgttttattaaaacatgtttgaaataCGGGCACAAGATTCAAAGCAATTCCTGTACTTTTCCTgtacaacagcaaaaacaacaaactatACACAGTCACCTGGTACACTTTTTTCACACAAGCAGTGCAGAGGAATAAAAACAGCTGTAGAAAATCGtaatcttattttaaaaaaacccataaaaacatggtagaaacaaagaaatctcAGTATACTGAGTACAACGTGCAGAATAAATGCAGTGAatataaggttttaaaaacacagttgTGTTTTCATCTCTTTAGAGAATATTACTTCGACCTGACGTTTCATGGAGACTTACCCTCTCAGTACTCATGAAAGctgtaccccaaccagaagccaaGTCTTCACTCTAAGGCTTAATGAAGTTATGACGACTTGCTTTTTGTCCCCAAAATGAAGACGTGTGGCCACAATGTTAGTAAGCAAACAAATGTGTTTCCCCACAGCGTGCTTAAAGAGTACGACCACACACCTGCAGCCTTACATGGTTTTAGTTGTAACTAAAGCAGTGCCACCCAGCTCTGTGGCAGGAAGTGGGATCCTGTGCTCCGCCATTGTGCTGCATGCAGGCAAGCCTCCGCCCACCTCTGTTCCACCACGCATCATGAGGTCCCTGCAAGCTGTGAAGCCATTCTCCCACTCTGAGCCCGTTTGGCTCCCAGAGTGCACGTGAAAGCAGGGTGATGGGGCCTCCGCCGCTCTCTGAAATATCTCAGCTTGACCGTTTCTTTCTGAGGGCAGAGGGTGCAGTTTGGCAGCTGGCTGCACTTTCTGAAGAAGTTCCTGTCTTGGCATGCCATCCTCTGTGacacaaacaacagaaaaactgtCACTGAATGTTCACCCTGAAAGACTCCTCAACCATTCGCAACATTATACCCCCCTTATTTCCTCAATTGATCAATAAGGTGCTTTTTATATATTAAAggtaataatgttttttttttgttttttaaattaaagtcttataacatgctttaaaataattacacaaatGTTTATTAAAACAGTTAAAGAGGTCATAAGATTGTTGAGGTTATAAATCCTCTGTATGAAACAGAGGATTTCCTCTCATTGGTTGCCCCTCAAAAACAGAGGGTTTGCACAGAAAGTGGGTGGGACTTCTCACTGCGGGCCTGGGATGAATATATTGCCCATTTAAAGGCTGTACCATTAAAAAAATTGCCAgaaaattctatttttttttagttgattGTTCAGTGAACCTCCTGACAatttaagaaaattaaataataatttgcatatatgatttttaatttacatCCTATTTGCTAAATTCCTCATTTTTCATCCCTTAGAGAACATTTTTACTGTGACTTTCAAAAAAAAGCTCAGTATGAGCTGTTATCAAACTAAAGATTGGGAAGAATGTAGGCCTGCAACTAAAATGTTTGAACTACTGCACTGCATTGTGTgcagaacaaacagcagctaAGCAGTAATGCTAGTAATGTTTTTACATTCCAGATTTCCTGTGGTAAGAGGTGTGAGTCGACAGATTATTCACTGACGCAAAGGATGCCCAAGTGACTTGAGCTTCTCCTCAgccctttctttgtttttcgcCTTCTTTTAAATTAAGTTAAGACTGAATAAGAGCTGCATTCCAGGAGATTGAAAAAAAATGGCCACAGTCATGTTGGTGTATTTATGAAACACAAAAACTCGTGTGTCTGATTCAGGCCTTCATCAGACACAGAGGCCTTAAAAAGCAGCTGCTGTTGGCTGTCAGACTGTCAGTTTTAGTTTCACAGGTTTTGTGTTTTCACAAAGTAAATCTGTAGCATTCAAATGTTCAGCCTCCGGGATTCAAGATGAAGACCTGCTTATACAGTGCTGTGAGAACGTAATTGCACTCCTTtctgatttcttagtttttttgcatgtttgtcaCAGCTGCGTATTTCGGAACACATTTTAGTATTTGACGAAGAaaacctgagtaaatacaaaatgctgttATTATGATGGTTTCATTT
It encodes the following:
- the LOC116327861 gene encoding uncharacterized protein LOC116327861, whose protein sequence is MDKKSCPEGEKFDNLVNACVASKSLMRSNPDPPKEPPLTVVNQLKAINTTVKPTSMVVLSPTLWISVVLVGSILALTVWFIIYKRQTRRGSTSEDGMPRQELLQKVQPAAKLHPLPSERNGQAEIFQRAAEAPSPCFHVHSGSQTGSEWENGFTACRDLMMRGGTEVGGGLPACSTMAEHRIPLPATELGGTALVTTKTM